The genomic region GATTGTAGTTACCAGTGTATAACTTGAGAACCTCATAAACCCCTATGGTGAAAGAAGACCATGGGATTGGACGTAAATTAGCACGGCCACACCCAAACTCACAGTGCAAATGTGGTGGTGGCCAAGGTTGCCGATGTGGAACTGCATCCCAGCTGAAAGCACTGTGTATGAGGTTGAAGCAATTCATCAAACACCTGTTGGGCGTAGTGGCGAGAACCTCGTCCTCCTTGCTCATCTGCGTGTACGATCGCATACACAGCTAACAGCGCCACCGCCGCAGCCGCCGTAGCGGGGGAAGGGCACGAAGCCGGCCTCGATGGAGCCGACAGCGACCTCCAGGTCGTCGTAGTGCGCCGCAATGTCGGCCACCGTCCTCCCGGGCAGCACCGCGGCCACGCGCTCCCACCGGTCCGCCGCGCGGAGATGGACGAGCAGCATCCCGGCGCCCAGAACGAGCGGCTCGCCGGCCTCCGAGTCCGAGCGACCTGCGAGGCACGGGCCATACGAGGAAAGCGGTTACACTCGGCGAGGTGTGCGCACGGCGAGAGAGCTCACCGGGGTCGGCCGGATCTCTTGGCCGGGACTGCGGTGGGGCGGGGGAAGAGGGTTCGCCGACGAACGGAGTCGGGCGCGGGGTGCTGCTACGGCGACgtcgaggatgaggaggaagacggAGCCGGGCGCGGGGTGCTGCTACAGCGACGCTGGATCCGCGGGCGGGCGGTGAAtcgcggcgggggggggggggggcgcgggtTTCGCGGCGTGGGCTGGTGAGGGCGGGGGCAGTCTATACTTTgctcttaatagttgtagagattTCCACGCGGCCCATGACGCAACGGGCCGGGTGGCAGCACGTCGCGCCCCGCGCCCGGGCTGGGTGACGCGGCCCATCCATGCCCGAAGTCGGCTATATAGTTTACTTTCGGCTACCATCATTATCATTTAAAGAAAGGAAACCGTTTTCGATTTCCTTCCTACGCGTCTCGCGTTGGCAGCGCGATCCTTCGGAGCCGACGAATCCCACCACTGCCCGCGCCGCCTCCGCAGACGACGCAACTGACAGTCACCGACGCGACGCGGCTCGCCTCCTCCGCCCTTCTGTTCAGCCTCCTCGCCCGCGATGGCTCCGGGCACCGACGCCGGCTACGGCCAGTGGGCGGCggcgtgccccccgctgcggcggAACCTGCAGCTGCTTTCGCCCGACGAGGTCAGCGACGCCTGCTAGTCTGTTATATGTGCGGAAGAGGTCGCGCGCCCTTCTGTTGCTGTTGCCTGTTGATTTGCTCGTGCTAGTAGTAGATGCGACGCTCGAATCGCGCCGATCTCACGTCTCGTTCCGCTCGCCGCGGGTTCCAAATTCCGTGGCTTCGTCGGACGCGATGCTCCGCCCCGCGCGTGTGTGTGTGGACGCTCAGCCGTCTGATTTGATTTGATTTGACTTGGCAGTTTGTTCGCATCCCGCGTAGGCGATTATTACTGATTAGATTGGATGAGTTTAGGGGTAGGGCCTGATGATCAGATGACGGACGAGCGGACGGTACGCCAACTACCTCGGCTCACTGTCATATTTGAACTCCCCTCACGTGGCGACGGTGCCCGTCCGGTGGGGGCGAAGTGGACCCGCCTCCACCGCTACAATTTACCCTCATGACACAGCAATTTTAGAATAAACGGAGTTGAATTCTGTGGTTCTCGTGATGGTGACTACTGGTTCCTAAAATAGTGCTAGTGTCGTACTGCTGTGTTTAAAATTCAGCCACCCTCTGCTCCTGCCACAGGCCCACAATGCGATTAGGGAGCATGGTTCTCGACTTCTCGTATTCATTTGGTACATCTGTACATTCCTCTGTTCTCAGTTGTGAACAGTGTTTTTGTTAGTAAAATAAATAATGTGGTCCTCTGGGCGAACAATTTAAGTTCTACTACACTTTTTCACATGTTCAGCAAGATGGTCCTCAACTGATGTACATCTAACTTGGCCCCCGGTCAAGAATCACGGAAGTACCTATGGGCCCTGGGTTTGGCTGAATGATTGCTCACCATTATTTCATAACAAAGTGTATCTAGTCTCTTTGGTGCTACATGTCTTGTTAAGTTTGTTCAATTGATGGATTGAAACACCTGTTTTTGTTTTCTCCTGCTACAACGCTCTTGTTGCCTGGTGATTCTAGGTTGAGCTAGCAAAAATGCTGTTGAATGAAGGCCAGATTCACCTGTTCGAACACTGGCCTGAACCAGGTGTCGATGATGACAATAAAAGAGGCTTCTTTGATCAGGTGTGTATTCAAACTCAGAACACATAGTGCAATGTAGTTTCATAAAAATATATATTTTCTATGTTCTACAAATGTTTTATAACAAAAGTGTTAGTAAAATTATGTTATGAAGACGTTCCGATGTCCAAGATGTCTCTTGTTTGTCAATGGAGTAGCACTATAATATATGCAAGGAATTCATAAGCACAAATGTATAAAGTTTTTTTCCCTTTTATTCTAATTTTGTGCTATTATCTTAGGTTCGCCGACTTAATTCAAGCTATCCTGGAGGTCTGGTATCTTACATCCAGAATGCCAAAAAACTTCTTGCGGATTCAAAGGAAGGCAAAAACCCATATGATGGTTTCACCCCTTCTGTAAGTCTTTTTCATCAATGGTAATGGTTTAGGCCCTGTTTGTAAGCAcccagtttttaagaaactggtttATAGAAATTGAGGTGGTTCCAAACATACTAGTTTATGACTCAGTTTATAGAAATTAGATTCTtagtttcttaaaaaccaagaagcTAGCCTCTCCTAACTAATAGATAAAAGCTAGCCTCTCCTTAGTTTGGCCTAAATATCTATCCTTTTCATGGGAGTTGTTCTATGAATAGTTTGAATTAATAATTTGAAATGGATGTTCTTTAAGTTATTTTGGGTAATTCTCTACTTCCTTTATTTTTCCTCTCTTCTTGATGACACAACTAATAAACTTCGCCATACCTTACTTACAGGTGCCTTCAGGGGAGGTTTTGACTTTTGGCAATGACAATTTTGTTTCACTGGAAACAGCTGGGATAAAAGAAGCCTGCAATGCTGCATTTGTTCTTGTAGCCGGAGGGCTTGGCGAAAGGCTTGGCTACAAAGGAATTAAGGTATGCAGTATCCACTGAGCTGGGAATAGCAAACTAATATCTAAGCTTGTTTCATGAGGTAGTACAGTAGCTAGGCACACTTTAGTTGGAACTCAATTTAGATGCTGTAGTTGCTGTACTGGTATGGTGTCTTGTAAATATGATTTAGCTAGTATCATTTGGTTAATTTTTTTTTTCTCTTACTGATAGTGTTATTTGGTTAAGGTTTTTCTCTTGCTGAATGCTGATATTGCACACATCCTGCACAGAAAATAAAAACATCATTTAGGACCTGATTGTGAGAAAGCTTAATGATTTACAGGCAGTAAAGTATTTTAACTCCTAGTTCAAAGCACAAACTTTATGACTCTAAAACAGGATTAAGGgtatctgagtatcattaggttGTGGCCTTGAAAGTTTTTAGATTATCCAACCATGTTTCTGAAATTTCTCACTGGTGCTTCTGTTACTTTCTTTGGTCAGGTAGCACTTCCCCGGGAAACAACTACTGGAAAATGTTTCCTTCAACACTATATAGAGTCTATCCTGGCTTTTCAAGAGGCCAGCTGCAAAATGGTTGATGGTATGTACTCTACATTTATCTATAGTGGATTAGTGACTTACTGATTTACAAGTACTTTATGGAACTGGAACCTATCATTGTTTTAGTGCTTACAAATGAATTTCAACCTTTCCATTAAGGTCTTGGTTTCATTTTATTTTGTCTTATGCCCCTTTGTATCTGGCAATTACTTGATTTATTGCCAGTTTCATTCTTTACATGTAATACTGTTGGGCCTTAGAGAATGTTCAGGTCTTGCTTTATTCTGATTGATGTTATTCATCTGCCATGCAGAGGGGTGCCAAACAAAGATTCCATTTGTTATTATGACTTCTGATGATACAAATGCGCTAACTATCAAGCTTTTAGAGTCAAACTCCTACTTCGGAATGGAACCATCTCAAGTGAAAATACTAAAGCAGGTTCCTTCTGTTCCCTTGTTCTATTCATGTGATAGTTATGGTAAAAATGTAGCTTTTATATATGCAAAGCACATGGCTGCTACTTTTGGTGTTGACTGTACATTCTCTTCCATTTTCAGGAAAAAGTAGCGTGTCTAGCTGACAATGATGCAAGGCTTGCATTAGACCCAAGTGACAAGTACAAAATTCAGGTTTGAAATTTCCATTCCAGGATAAGTAACATTGTATTTGAATATAGCATGATTTGGTTTCCACACACACGGAGTTTCTGTCCACCTTTCTTAGTACCAGTTTTGTGACTTGGCAGACAAAGCCACATGGGCATGGAGATGTTCATTCTCTTCTTTATTCAAGTGGCTTGCTTGAACAATGGTATGCTCATTAATTAAAAAATTCACCACTGGAGGTTTCTTCTTTAATTAGCTGCCATATATCGTGAAGTAATTTAATGTCACTATACTATGTGTTTTTTGTTAGGAAGACTGAAGGACGGAAGTGGGTTCTCTTTTTCCAGGATACAAATGGATTGCTTTTCAATGTTTGTACACTGGCTTCCCTACTGTGCTATAATTTTATTGTTAAAAATAGAGCATTTTTACTATCCTTGAAAATGTACAGGGAGGTACCAAAATTATTACATGAATCTGGTACCTAAGGTACCAAATTGTAGTGCCAAGGTACCTTTCCAAGGGTTCCTTATATATTTGTGGCCAACTGCTTTCTTGAGCTCGGGACCTTTGATTACAGAGAAACAACTTGATTTTCTTGATTATTTTGTAGGCAATACCATCAGCATTAGGTGTCAGTGCCACCAAGGGTTACAATGTAAATTCTCTCGCTGTTCCTAGGAAAGCCAAGGAAGCAATTGGAGGAATTACCAAACTTACTCATGTCGATGGTAGGTTTTACTATTGTTTACCCATTTGATATGAGCTTTTCATGGCTTTTAAGTTTTAAACAAAAAAAAACTGTGGGCCGTTGTGATGTTTTTTAGCAAAAAGAATTATTCaaatttgagaagaacaaataTGTCTAGTAGCAAACTGGGCCATCTTTTGTGTCCAGCAGCAAAGGGTGATCACTTTCAGTATCCTGTAGACTATTTTACCTTGAACAAAAGAATACATCACTTCTTTTAGCCACTGATGGTGTAGAATAGTGAAGTGGTTGTTGTATTGACAATAGATGGGATACAATATATAGACtcacaaccctaaccctaatgggcccgcagcccaacagtggtgccggcccacacacacagtctaacatcctcccgcagtcgcaacggggcaccacacacgatgagactggagtagaggccgaagataggagccgacgggttgaaatcccccGCAGTCGCAGCGTCGTGATGGTGCGAATGTTGTGGCTGGAGAAGAGACCGGCGTGGACTCCAAGACAccgaggtagccgaagtcgaggtggtcGCGATCGGGAGACACGCAGCAGAAGCCTGTCCTTcgggaggggtcgacgttcgagcgtcaacggtcggcagggcgacACAACAAAAGAGCACCGACAGGCCGACCTTCCTGCTTCTTCGATCGTCCGGGCGTCAAGGAGCCCTGCCAAGGAGGCCGACAGCAACGCACGCGTCTGCGCCGGTCATGGTGTCAGCGCCCGCGACAGAATAGAAGGGGAAACGACagatccggccgggaaggccacGACATCGACGGATCTAGCCGGGAAGACGTGATCCAGCCAAAGGGACGGCGGATCGAGCTGGGAAGGTCGCAACAACGGGGATCCAGCCGGGAAGGCAGCGACAGCGACGGATCCAACGAATGCGATGAAGGGGGTGGGCGGCAGGGTGGGTCCAGCCAGGCAGGGGCCTGCGCCGAACCTGGCAGGGGATGGGTGACGCCGGTGACAAGAGAAGCGTGAAGAGGAGGCACTGCTCGGTGACAGCGCAGTTAGAGGACGCGGCGGCGGCGCAGATCCGGGCAACGCTGTAGAGCCTCGGGAGGGAGGGGTGAGCAACGTAGGGCCTGCTCGGCCATGGACGGGGAGTCGACAGCGTAGAAGGAGAGCGAGCCACTGCCAGGGGCGCCTGCTACGGCGGCAGATCAGGTGGCCAGCGGCGCAGCAGAGCCGGCGACGAGGACTGGACCTGGCAGGTCGGTCCAGGGACGTGAGGAAGGCGAGGAAGCGAGGTGGCTTGCGGTGGCGAGTAGTGCGAGAGACAGCAGGAGTTGGCGGCGGCGCAGCGGTGCCCCTGGATGGCCTTGATTTGGGGACTGGAGAAGCCAGCCTCGCACATCACGCGGCTGACACTGGGGTCGTCGAGGATGGACACCACGAGCTGCTCCAGCTCGATCTTGACGGCGAGCACCGGCTGCTGCTGGCTCTCCACGGACCCGCGCCGCTGGTGCGCCTGCGCTCGCTTGAACGCTGCCACGAGCGCGTTGGACAGGGACGACGGGtagtagtggtggtggtggtcgtGCCCGCCGAGCAGCGGCGACGAGGCGACCGCGGCCGACGCGGGGAGGCGGTTCAGCACCACATTGAAGCACCGCTCCAGCGCCTTGCACTGTAGCGGGTGAGAGTGTGAGCGGAGGCACGCCGCACGCAGTAGCCCCGTGGGCGCCGCCAGCATCGCGCTCGCCACATGCAGCGGCGTCACCTGCTCGTTCCTGTGCCGCCGCGCAAGGTTCACCGCCTGCTTCACCACCGCCGCGGCCTCCGCCGTCAGCAACTGCTGCACCGTGCACCCCTCGGCCCTCATCTCTCCAGCGAGCCACCTATAGCTAGCTTGTAGCTACACTCGTGCCAAGACCGATTTGATGCAGCAACGACGACAGTCAGTGCTGAAAGATTTGGTGGAGGAAGGAAAAGGTGGCggctggagagagagagagaggaggaggaggcagCGGCTACTGCTAGGGAGAAGGGCCGCCCCAGGAGGGATGGAGGAGCCTCCCGGGGCGGCGGCGCGGAAgccggtggtggttgggggttggAGGAGGGAGGTGGCGGCTGGGATGTGGGAGGAAGGAAACCCTAATCTGATACCATGTAGAAtagtaaaccctaaccctaacagagGTTGGGTGATGTATTAATAGGCTATGTAAActaggccaggcccattacaaagGGTAAGATGGTCATTACACGGGga from Zea mays cultivar B73 chromosome 6, Zm-B73-REFERENCE-NAM-5.0, whole genome shotgun sequence harbors:
- the LOC100285949 gene encoding UDP-sugar pyrophosphorylase; translated protein: MAPGTDAGYGQWAAACPPLRRNLQLLSPDEVELAKMLLNEGQIHLFEHWPEPGVDDDNKRGFFDQVRRLNSSYPGGLVSYIQNAKKLLADSKEGKNPYDGFTPSVPSGEVLTFGNDNFVSLETAGIKEACNAAFVLVAGGLGERLGYKGIKVALPRETTTGKCFLQHYIESILAFQEASCKMVDEGCQTKIPFVIMTSDDTNALTIKLLESNSYFGMEPSQVKILKQEKVACLADNDARLALDPSDKYKIQTKPHGHGDVHSLLYSSGLLEQWKTEGRKWVLFFQDTNGLLFNAIPSALGVSATKGYNVNSLAVPRKAKEAIGGITKLTHVDGRTMVINVEYNQLDPLLRATGHPDGDSNCETGYSPYPGNINQLILELGPYIEELKKTHGAISEFVNPKYTDSTKTAFKSSTRLECMMQDYPKTLPPSAKVGFTVMDTWLAYAPVKNNPEDAAKVPKGNPYHSATSGEMAIYRANSLILRKAGAQIADPVVHTFNGQEVEVWPRVTWSPRWGLTFKSVKEKVHGNSSVSQRSALVINGQNVFLEGLSLDGTLVVNAADEAEVKLTGHIQNKGWTIQHVDYKDASEKEEIRIRGFKLEKIEQLEVNYTEPGNHSLSA